In one window of Oncorhynchus kisutch isolate 150728-3 linkage group LG16, Okis_V2, whole genome shotgun sequence DNA:
- the LOC109906548 gene encoding zinc finger protein 239 gives MDPTTFSGPHLPLSSLRLLVPPLRLMSASMWQVAQQRNVMQYGKLEEFVTLVTEMVPELLTLKQRVQLILGLRARLVLELCRGVESNPAGYKTIQPHLDRIHSCTTHKGSEDKEVESSKDNFVELVQTLLEDSMKREHFFQEVFPVQYSTRYDTALQILVWQFFDRLEEMMPVPSFTQTASILNLTPTDLEECQQSFSDPEHLKTLLQHHRNLGHLKKDFLFYDSDNILSTLSFLAPSLKSKHTKRGIEEGMVKNESDVRRKGEKEEAEGLKEQESGEEGQQEVSGEDQDASEGSDEGAERLEEAGESSGNSGQQKQPSLVAINGQAKAKPPQSQGFSCSQCQFSNRRWLTLQKHIKKNHPKEDSGIVDSGEAGAENNVLPVSETESSSAKKTRKNRYICSQCGKGHKCSYELRRHETVHSEVKPFHCDQCEKRYKTKVALKQHHRVHTGERPYVCSHCGRGFRSAGTLQSHVRTHTGERPFVCSICGKGFIQHQILIGHLRWHRGEKPFLCTVCGKSFSTSGALLVHSRTHTDERPKSCEHCGKRFRRCYDLTIHRRIHTGERPFSCTQCDKCFTSHSDLSRHMRIHTGEKPYQCKMCDRRFTESGNLKVHQRVHRGTATNVRVSVCNISTTHHKSPSVARKKERKNDNVPPLLVGQELP, from the exons ATGGACCCTACAACATTTTCAG GTCCccatctccctctatcctccctgcgTCTCCTGGTGCCACCACTACGTCTGATGTCTGCATCCATGTGGCAAGTGGCACAGCAGCGTAACGTGATGCAGTATGGGAAGCTGGAGGAGTTTGTGACTCTGGTGACAGAGATGGTTCCGGAGCTCCTGACGCTCAAGCAGAGGGTCCAACTCATCCTGGGACTGAGAGCGAGG CTGGTTCTTGAATTGTGTCGTGGTGTGGAGTCTAACCCAGCTGGCTACAAAACTATCCAGCCCCACCTGGACAGAATCCATTCATGTACAACACATAAAGGG AGTGAAGACAAGGAAGTGGAGTCCTCAAAGGATAACTTTGTGGAGCTGGTCCAAACTCTGCTAGAAGACTCAATGAAGAGGGAACATTTTTTTCAG GAGGTGTTCCCTGTACAGTACAGCACTAGGTATGACACAGCGCTACAGATACTGGTGTGGCAGTTCTTTGACAGACTGGAGGAGATGATGCCAGTGCCCAGCTTTACACAG acaGCATCCATTCTCAACCTGACCCCTACTGACCTGGAAGAGTGTCAGCAGTCTTTCTCTGATCCTGAGCATCTGAAAACACTGCTGCAGCATCATAGAAATCTGGGGCACCTAAAAAAAG ATTTTTTGTTCTATGACTCTGATAACATCCTGTCCACGTTGTCCTTCCTCGCTCCCTCACTGAAGTCTAAACATACCAAAAGAGGCATAGAAGAAGGCATGGTGAAGAATGAGAGCGAtgtgaggagaaagggagagaaggaagaggctgAAGGACTGAAAGAACAGGAGAGTGGCGAGGAGGGACAGCAAGAAGTCAGTGGGGAGGACCAAGATGCCAGTGAGGGAAGTGATGAGGGCGCTGAAAGACTGGAAGAGGCTGGGGAATCCTCTGGGAATTCTGGGCAGCAGAAACAGCCATCATTAGTGGCCATCAATG GACAAGCTAAAGCCAAGCCCCCCCAGTCCCAGGGCTTTTCCTGCTCACAGTGCCAGTTCTCCAACAGGAGATGGCTCACCCTTCAGAAGCACATCAAGAAGAACCATCCAAAGGAGGACAGTGGGATCGTGGACTCTGGAGAAGCTGGAGCTGAGAACAACGTCCTGCCTGTCAGTGAGACCGAAAGCTCCTCGGCCAAGAAGACCAGGAAGAACAGGTACAtctgctcccagtgtgggaagGGTCACAAATGTTCATATGAACTGAGACGACATGAAACCGTTCACTCTGAGGTGAAGCCCTTCCATTGTGACCAGTGTGAGAAGAGATACAAAACAAAGGTGGCTCTAAAACAACACCATCGAGTTCACACTGGAGAAAGGCCATATGTTTGCTCACATTGTGGCAGAGGCTTTAGGTCTGCAGGAACTTTACAATCACATGTACGCACCCACACCGGGGAGCGACCTTTTGTCTGTTCTATATGTGGGAAGGGATTTATTCAACATCAAATACTGATAGGTCACCTCCGGTGGCATAGAGGTGAGAAGCCGTTCTTATGTACCgtttgtggaaagagttttagtaCTTCAGGTGCCTTGTTGGTACACTCACGAACACACACGGATGAACGCCCCAAAAGCTGTGAGCATTGTGGGAAGAGGTTTAGAAGATGTTACGATCTCACAATACATCGGCGGATCCACACGGGTGAGCGGCCGTTCTCCTGCACACAGTGCGACAAATGCTTCACGTCCCACAGCGACCTTAGCAGACATATGCGAATtcatacaggagagaaaccttaccagTGTAAAATGTGCGATAGGAGATTCACTGAAAGCGGCAACCTGAAAGTACATCAGCGGGTTCATCGGGGAACAGCCACAAATGTACGGGTTTCAGTGTGTAATATCAGTACGACCCATCACAAGTCACCAAGTGTGgcaagaaagaaggaaagaaagaatgaCAATGTTCCACCACTCCTTGTTGGACAGGAGTTGCCGTAG